AACTCATCGAAAGAATATTTGCGCAACCATCGCCCCCAAGGGGTGAGGCGAAGCTCGTCGGGTAAGGGAACTCCTTGGGCATTGTATGCTTCGCGCATTGTACGAAACTTATACATCCAAAAGGGGCGCTCACCTTTGCCAATACGTTGTTGTACAAAAAACCAACGTGTGTGATACGCCGTGTGTGTAGTGATATTTTGGTGCATATCCAACAAAAAAAGCCTATGCAAGAGCCGAAGCTTGTGCAGAGGCGCAACAAATCTTAGTAAGACAGTCAGCGGCAGGTGCGCCCCTTCTCTACAAATACAAGAGAGGGCAACAAAATCGCCTATTTTTTCTTACGTACCAGCATCATCAGCTCTTTTTGTACGTGCCAGTCTTTGGCCAGCTTGAGCAGGGCGGTTGCTTCCATTTCGGTTACATAGCCCTTGTTGTTGTTGGCTTCCCAAACCATACTCAAAAACTCCAAGCGCGTCTCTTTGTCGACACTGCCTACAACATCATTGAGGTATTCGCGTGCGCGCTCAAAGGCAGTATAATAGTCAATTGCAATGAACTCATTGGCCCATTTCATTTCATCCCAAGCATCGAAGCGCTCGGCGGTGTTGTTGAGTATTTCTTGTTCTTCTTTATCCAGACCGTGATAGTGAAAAATAACAGATTTCAGCAAGAGGATTGCCTTCTTCTGGTCACTTGTCATTGTGTTCTTGTCTAAAGCCATTGTCCTTGATAGTTTAGTAATTTCTTACTTTACAAATATAAAATGTAAAAGCAAATTATCCTTGTCTTAGGTAGTAGTACTCGCAAAAAAGTATCAGGCTGTCATTTCATTGCGCTATTTTTGAGGGGTTGTTGGGTAAATTACGGGGCGGCTGGGGGCTGCGTCCGTTTCCCAAGCTCCTATTTGTAGGCAGAGCAAGTACCAGCCGTCGGGGAGGTGGTTTGGTACAAATATTAGTTCTGTAATGGTTGCATCTATGCGGGGCTTTGGCGGATAATTCCAAAATCCTTTATGCACCAAAAGTGTGCCATTATCTTGCTCTTTATCTACTGAGGGCAAATCAACCAACAAGTGCTTTACCCCAAGCTCGGCCAAGTACGCTCCTATACAAGGCTCCAGAAACGGGGGGTTGGTACCTGAGTATTGTTTTTGCAGTTTTTCTGAACCGTTAGGCAATGTACGAATAATCAGGGCTTCGGGGGTAATTTTTCCAAGTTTTTTTTTCAAATCAGCCTCCAACACTATTTTGTCATTGGTGGGATGGTGGGCGGGTTGTGGAGTGAGGCTGATCAATTGGGCTATAGCCCATACAGGGCTGGGCAAGGAGGCAATATTGACAGCGCGGTCAGGGCTGATATGGCCATAACACTCCGTGTGAGTGCCGTTGCCGTGTGGCGTAAGGGTGATTTTTTGGTAATTGACGCTCCCTCCTTCGGCCACGCTGCCTACAAAATCACCTTGGCGTATGGTTTCGAATCGTGGGGCATCTGCGTAGTAACAGTTGGGGTTGGCTTCTCCAGCCCGTAAGGGGATGCAGAGATCTGTACCTTGGTATAGGTTGGCCTGCCAGGCGAGGCCTTGATGATGGTGTGTGAGTTGCATTGTGGCATAAAGTCAAAAAGAGCCGCCCCAGAAGCATGGGCTCTTTTGGGGCGGTCTCAGATAATGTTATTTCAAGTTGCGGTACTTGATGCGTGTAGGCGTAACATCGCCGAGGCGTTTGCGGCGGTTTTCTTCATACTCGCTGAAATTACCTTCAAACCAATACACCTCTGAGTCGCCTTCGAAGGCCAAGATATGTGTGGCGATACGGTCAAGGAACCAGCGGTCGTGGGAAATCACCACAGCGCAACCGGCGAAGTTGTCGAGAGCTTCTTCGAGGGCGCGGAGGGTGTTTACGTCAAGGTCATTGGTAGGTTCATCCAGCAAGATGAGGTTGCCGCCTTGCTTGAGAGCAATGGCTAGATGTACGCGGTTGCGCTCTCCACCAGAGAGACTGCTGATTTTCTTCTGCTGGTCTGTGCCGTTGAAGTTAAACTTACTCACATAGGCGCGGGCATTGATTTCGCGTCCGCCGAGCATAATCAACTCATTGCCGCCAGAGATAGCCTCAAATACGGTCTCGTCAGGTTTGAGGTCGTCGTGCTCTTGGTCTACATAAGCAATCTCGACGGTTTCGCCTACTTCTATCTCCCCTGCGTCGGGCTGTAGCTGTCCGGTAAGCATCTTGAAGAGGGTAGATTTACCCGCGCCGTTTGGCCCGATTACCCCTACAATACCGGCTGGAGGCAGCGAAAACGTGAGGTTTTCGTAGAGCAGTTTGTCG
This genomic window from Eisenibacter elegans DSM 3317 contains:
- a CDS encoding cyclase family protein, giving the protein MQLTHHHQGLAWQANLYQGTDLCIPLRAGEANPNCYYADAPRFETIRQGDFVGSVAEGGSVNYQKITLTPHGNGTHTECYGHISPDRAVNIASLPSPVWAIAQLISLTPQPAHHPTNDKIVLEADLKKKLGKITPEALIIRTLPNGSEKLQKQYSGTNPPFLEPCIGAYLAELGVKHLLVDLPSVDKEQDNGTLLVHKGFWNYPPKPRIDATITELIFVPNHLPDGWYLLCLQIGAWETDAAPSRPVIYPTTPQK